The genomic stretch GACCCTCCATTTCTGGCCCACATGCCTGGGACCCGGCCCTGCCCTATGGCGGACACAGGACAGTCCCACAGCAGGGCGCGCGCCACCGAGCCGGGGACGTGGAGTCCCGAGGAACAACGGGGTGGCCCAGCAGAACACAAGCCCTGGGGGGCCTCCCGTAGACCTCCTGCAGCCCCGGTCAAGGTCTTCCTTCCCAAGGTCCCAGGTGGGATCCCAGGTCCTGGGGTGGGTGCTGGCTGTGACCTCGTCCATCCCGTCCTTCCCGCCGGCTCCTGGGACTGGGCTCGGGGTCTCCACGCCGCGCAGGGCTTGGGGGAACTGCTCAGAGGAGAACACATGCACATTTCCACAACAACAGGCAGCGCTGGGCCTGAATCTATGCCCAGAAAGCACACGTCGAGCTCACGACACTGGCCCACAGAGACCAGAGCCTTGGCTGGCACGTGGCGCACCTCAGGGCTCTGCGGGGGGTCGATGGCTAGGGTGTatatgttggggggaggggagcgggggctGGGGGGTTCCTTGACTCCTGGGTCCCTCTGGGGCCTACAGGGACACATTTGGGCTTGCCAGTACAGGGAGCAACCTGCCCCAGGGGATGATGAATAGGGGTCCCCTCTCAGGAGGGAGGCCCAGGCACCTTGAGTAGCCCATAATATGGGACCAGTAGGCTGCCAGGCCTGGTCTCCCCCTGCCTCCAAGCCTGGGGGCCCCGGGACCTGCTGAGCCTACTGGCCTAAGGTGGACCCCGGGGAGATCATCTCTGAAGCCCCGTCTTCATTTCCCGGCTCTTCTGGGATGGGCTTGAGCCCCTCCTCGGGGCTCTCCTCGGCCTCCTGGCCTCCTGCCTGGGCGAGACCCTCTGGCTCCCAGCCAGGACCTCCTGGGGCCACCGAGGAAGCACTGCCCATCCGGCCAGGCATGGGGACCCTGGGGGCATCTGAGGGTCCTGCCTGACCTAGGCCCGCAGGAGCGGTAGCACTTCCGTCTTCCTGAGTGGCCGCGGATGCCTTGCTGGtctccccagggccaggggctgccctggCGGCACCATGGTCTTCAGGGCCCGCCTCGCCAGCCTTGGCAGTGCCGGCAACTGCCCCACTGGCCTCCTCACGTGCCGGGTGGTCCTTGGCACTACCTTCCTTGGAACGGGCGGCCTGGGCAGTGGTATCTTCACCGGCCGGGGAGGCCTTGGTGCCATGTGCAGTGGTGCCTGCGGTGATGGCCTCTTGGGCCGCGGCGGCCTGGGCGGCTGCTGCCAGGACTCCAACGTCCACACGGGCCTCTTCCTGCCCTGGGAAGTGCTCCCTGCTAGCCGGGTCGGCCTCCCGGGCCTCGGTCTTCTGGATGAGCCGCAGCATCCCCGCAAAGCTGGGAGGCCTCCTCATCAGCCGCATCGTCCTCAGCGTGTCCCGGAGCGTGTCGTTCAGCCGGGCCCGCATCAGCACCTGCCGGGCACGCGCCTGGTCCGCCATGGCCGGGTGGATGGCCCCCTTCTCCAGGGCCGACTGCAGCAGGCCTTCCAGGCGCATCACGTACGCAGAGAGAGTCTCCTGGGGCCGCTGGGCACAGGTCACGAACTTCAGCCGAGCACTCCCCCGGGGGTCCTTGTTCCCAAACACCTGCACCAGCGCGGCCAGGCAGTCCTGGGCAGCCAGCTCGGGATCTTCCGCCAGGAGGCCGCGCAGGAGGTCCAGCGCGGGGCCGCGCAAGCTCTCcaccagcctcctcctcctctccctctcagaCACGTGGCGCCACAGGTGCAGCATGTCGTTGGCCTGCTCCAGCCAGATCTCAGAGGACTCTTCCCCGTGGCCCGGCTCTTCCATCCCAGAGAAGGTTCCCAGCTCCTGGTAGCCCATGCTGTCTAGCAGGGGCTGCAAGGCCTGCCTCCACTGCTGGGTCCCGGGCCCTGCCTCACCCATGGCGCCTGCCGCTGTCACAACTGCTTCCTCAGGCGCAGTCATTGCCTCGCCCGTGGGTCCTGCCATACTCAGAAGTCCTGCCAcgcctgcaacatttctgtaacctgcagctccttcctcatctgACACTCCTGCTTCACCTTCATCGCCTGcttcacctgcagctccttcctcacctgcagctcctgcctcacctgcaactccttcctcacctgcggctcctgcctcacctgaggctccctcctcacctgcagctccttcctcatctgACACTCCTGCTTCACCTTCAGCTCCTGCTCGACCCTCAGATCTTTCCCCACCTGTagctcctgcctcacctgaggctccctcctcacctgcagctccttcgtcacctgcagctccttcgtcacctgcagctccttcctcacctgcatctcctgcctcacctgcagctccctcctcacctgcagctcctgcctcaccttcagctccctcctcacctgcacctccctcctcacctgcacctCCCTCCTCACCTTCAGCTCCCTCCACACCTAAGGCTTCCTCCTCACCTGTGTCTCCCTCCATACCTGCGACTCCCGCCTCCCCTGCAGCTTCCTCCTCCCCTGCAGTTCCTGAGTGACCTGCAGTTCCTGCCTCACCTGCCCTGCCAACCACTGCTTGTCTCTGGGGCTGCTCAGGGAAATTGGGTCTATCCTGTGAATCAGCATCaggggcctggggcaggcagACCACAGTCCAGGGCCCTCCCTTGCCTGGTATTTGGCGGGGGAGCAAGCTTCGATTTAAACACTCAGCAAACTCGACCAGGGCAACACTCGACCCCAGCTCCTTTCTGTAGACCTTGCCCAGCACTCGGTACCTGCCCAGGGAACGCAGGGCAGCTTGCACAGCCTCCTGGAACTCCTGGTCTTTGCAGTCATCTGGGATTCCCAGGATGAGCAGAGATCGCTGAGCGTTCACGCCCATCGACCTGCACCAGTCCCGCAATACCGCCAGAGCCATCGCCATCTTCGAGGAcctgagggtggggggaagcgATCAAACAGGTGTGCACAGGCTGCTGAAGTGTGGGAATCGGCCTGTGGGTGCAAAGAGGAGAGGATCATGTTTGTGCCACACAGCCCACCCTAGTGCCCCTCACAGCAGCAGTCTGGAGCACGTCTCAGCCCTGTTTTGTGTGTTTCATTTTAGGAAACTTCTTTttgataaattaaatttatttacaagTTAGAAggctaggaacttccctggtggcacagtggttaagaatccacccgccagtgcaggggacacaggttcgatccctggtccgggaagatcccacaagccgcggagcaactaaccccacgCGCCACCACCACTGacccagcgctctagagcccacgagccacaactactgagtccacgtgacacgactactgaagcccacatgcctggagcccgtgctctgcaacaagagaagccaccgtgatgagaggcctgtgcaccgcaacgaagagtagcccccgctcgctgcacctagagaaagcccgcgcgcagcaacaaagacccaacgcagccaaaagaaagaataaaatttaaaaataataacaaaagagcaCTTGTTGCGGACGActcaagaaacaataataaaataaaataaaataattaaaaaaaaaagacagatagaaGGCTCGTCACCTTTTCTACATTTCTGGCCTCAGTTTTAGGAAGCTGCCTTTTTCCCAAGGAATTTCTCAAGCCTTCCAATTTGTTAGCATAAACATTTCCATAATATTCCCCTATATCCTCTTTTTTAATGTACATCTGATCTGTAACGTTGGCCCTCTCTGATTCCTCATATTGGTGATCAGCGTTCTTTCTATTTTTCCGTGATTCATCGTTCTAGGACTTTCTCGGTCTCCTTGCTCTTTTGAAAGAAGCGCATGGCTTTGTTCGTCGTGTCCATAATTTGCTTTCTATCACTGATTTCCTCTCTTAGCTCTCTTATTACttcattttatgtttcctttgctcttcttcttctagcaTCTCTACATGGACTGTTAGCTCATTGATTTTATGTCCTGACTCTTTTCTAACAGAAGCATTTAGAGGAATACAGTTTCCTCCTGTCGCTTTTTGCTGCCTCCCACTAATTTTGGTAAGTTGTGCTTTCTTAGTATTCACGTTGAGATATTTTCTAAGtccctctgtgattttttttctttgatccatgggtttcccaatatttgaagatatattaTCATTAGTACCATCAAATAAAATTCCCCCGTGACGAGAAAACTTATCATGTAAACTTGCAATACTGCTAAATTTATGGAGACTTTTACAACTCTGGTACGGCGTGTCCGGGTGAATGTGCAAAGCACCCTCGTAAGGAATCTGTGTACTCTGTGTGGAGGCCAGGGCCttgccctgcccacccacctctgcAATTCCTGTGCCACCCGGACAGAGGCGACCTGAAGCTCTCGATGCCTCATGCAGCGGGCCAGAGCCCCTCCCTGGACCCCCACAAATCCATCTGCCATGGCCAACAGCCTCCACCAGATCACAGCAGCCCCAGCGCCTCCCCCTCTCAGCATCACTTACGCCCCCCGTGGCCAGGCGGCTCCTCCCCGGCCCCTCGCACTACATCCCCTCCAtacaccctcccccacccaccagctGGTGGCGCTCCGCTCTGGGCCCTGGAAGCCGGGCGCCCCGCCATGCGTACGGGCCAGACTGCCTCTCTCACCTCCCCACACCGGGGAGTCCTCCCCCGAGCACACTCAGCGCCGGGGGCTCTCGCTTCTCGTACCCCAGACGCACAGCCCACCCGTCTTGCCCCCGCCCACCCGGAAGCCGGAGCCCCCTAACTGCCACGAGcgtccgccccccccccgccccacgcccCGCCCCGGCGGGAGCTCCCCTAACGCCTACCGCAGCCACGCCCGGGAGTCCTCCCCATCGACCCCCGCCTCAGCCAGGAGTAGCTCCCCCTTCCTCCCGCCACACGCAGCAGCCGTTAGCCCTCCCCTCCCGTCTCGGCCCCCGGGGTGGGGCCCGCCGGTGccgtcctccccacccccgcagccAGTCATCCTCTCCTCTGGCCCCAAAGCCGGCCCCACCCGACCGGCAGGAAGCCCTCCGCTCCGGCCCCCCCACCCACGCTTAGCCATTAGCCCCACCCTCTGCACCCCGACTCCAGAACGCCCCCCACCAGCCACCCCGGAAACCAGCGGTCCTCCCCTCTGACCCGCTCACTGGGGGACCCTTCCCTCAGCCCCCCTTCAGCCCGCTACCCTCCGCCGCCGCTCCCCCACTCCCAACCGAGCAGCCCGTAGCCCTCCCCCGACCTCCACTCCTTCCCAGGGCCCCCGGTACCTGCGGAGTCCAGCCCCCGGCAAAGCCCCCGCCTGTCTCCTGACTTGCTCTGACTCTGTGGATGGCTCCGGAGTCCCGCTCACGAGGGGCTGAAGAGCTCGTCTCAGCAGAGCAGCCAGGAACTGTGCTGCCGACTGTCCCAGGCACTCTGTGCGAACGCCACGTGCGTTTCCGGCTGCTCCCGGAAGCCCCAGGAAGATGAGGGAGAACGTTCTAGACGTCTCTTTACAGGGAAAGTGGTTGGATCAGAAGAGCACGTGAGGAGGGGCTTTGCTACGGAAGCACCAATAGCCACGCGCACTGAGGGCCTGAGGTCCCAAGGCTTGGCGCCTCCGGAAGCAAAAGACACGCCCATTGGCCTTCCACCAATAGGAAGGCCTCCCTGCAAGGCTGCGGAGTTGGGGGAGCAAACTTGGCGATGCAGAGCCCATTGTGGCAGGTACGTCCACTTGTCTTCACAGGTGGTTTTCTACTGTGATTGATAATGTCATAAAcctattcttatttctttggtttgttttaatttttgaattttattttatgtatttttttagacagcaggttcttatgagttacccattttatacatattagtgtacatttgtcaatcccgatctcccaattcatcacaccccccgcccgcccccaccATTTTCTCACCTTGGTGCCCATATGTTTGtgctctacgtctgtgtctctatttctgccctgcaaaccggttcatctgtaccatttatctaggttccacatatgtgcattaatacacgatatttgtttctctctttctgacttccttcactctgtatgaccgtctctagatccatccacgcatctacaaatgacccaatttcgttcctttgtacagctgagtaataaataatagtaataaagctCTTCTTCATATGGACTGATTTCTTGTATAGTTGTATCCACTAGCCATCTTCTCACATGGCACAAAAGAATGAGGCAGCcgtctggggcctcttttataagggaggTAATCATTTATGAGGGCTCCCCCCTCATGGGCTAATCActtcccagggccccacctccaaatcccaTCCCTTTGGGGGTTAGAATTTAACAGGTGAATGAGGGGCAGGGGtttacaaatattcagtccatagcagtgtCTGTCCAACTATTGTTGCTCCTATGTCCCCTTTTTCCTGCTGAGATAATCaaggttttcatttacattttaacttcTCTACTGCCTTTTTAGGCAATTATCAGTTTTCGCTAAAACTTTACAATTCACCTATGAACTGGAAGAAAAACCCTCACGATGTCTGGGTCTGCAAAGTGCCTACCTTACCCTCTCCCTGGAGAGGTGTCCCATGGGTGCTGAGCAGGACTCCGACTCTTGACCCCCGCCCTCACCTGCAGCATCCCTTTCCCTTCATTGCCCACAGCAGAGGCCAGACGCAGCTGAAACTTTCAGAGAAATTTACTAAGAGAAACTTTGACTGAAACCATTGAACAGAGGGCATGATAACACAGAGAGGAACTTGTAACAGCCACCAGAGTCCGGGGGTCTCTGGCCCCTCCACCAGTGTCCCCAACAATGTGCCTCCACTACACCCCACCTGGCGGCCCTCCATCCCCCCACTGCCTCCCTTCCTGAGGGCCCTGCGGGTGGTGTCTCGCCAGGAAGATGGGTGCCGGCAATGCCCGCTCCCCCAGGTCAGCCACTCCCCCTCTGGCCCACATGCccggggcctggccctgccctatGGCTGGAACAGGAAAGTCCCACAGCAGGGCACCCACCACTGAGCGGACGACGGGGTGTCCCGAGGAACAACGTGGTGGCCTTCAGTTGTACTGCTAATTACTTTCACATTTCCAAGTAAATTCCTATTCCAATGCCATGTTATCTTGTTCACCATCACAAAATAATATGGGAATCTTACAATTTGTTTTACACAATTGCAAAACTCTTGTCACTGAACTGAACTAATGCAAATACATGTGTGATTAATGTCATTTGCAAACTTAGATACTGAAGCTTATTAAGCCTTcttttaaatgagacaatatgtgaaaaattcccaaagaaaacagagatgaaatTCCACGTCATCTTACACAACAGGAACCCAAAGATGCTTCACACCATGTTCCCCCCACTCACAGGGGCCCTCACTACTTGGAAACTCGACCGCTCTCTCTTCAAACTCAGAGTGAAGGACCAGCCTCACTTGCTACCAGTGAACTTGGGCCTGGAAGGAGCCTGGCTGCTTCTCTGGCTCAGGCTCTGGTCAGGGTCCCTTTCTTGACGGCTTTGTGCAGCAGGGCTTCCGTCCGCAACACAAAAGCAGAGAGGCACTCACCTGATTGCTGTTGAGCAAACACTTCACCCAGATGGTCGCCTGGGACTTGTTGTCTCCAAACACCTGGATCAAAGCCGCCAGGCAGTCCTGTGCAGTCCTGGCAGGGTTCTCCACCAGGATCCTGTGCACAAACTGCAGGGCCATCCCTCGCAGGCCTTCCATCAGcctgctcctcctcctctccctttccaAAACCCCACGCCACACATGCAGCATGTCAGAGGTATGGTCTAGCCAGACCTCAAAGGACTCCTCCCCGGGGTCCGGCTGGTCCCTCCCGGAAAACACGCCCAGGCGCTGGTACCGCAGGGTCTTCACCCAAGGCTGGACCGCCTGACTGATGGATGGGAGCCAGCACACCCTGCgcagccccagcctcagccccagggCACCGGCCACACTCTCCACCGTCTGCCCCTATTGCCACAGGAAGGGGAACACGCGACCTAGAAACTCCTCTCCTGAGCATCGGGGCACAAAGACCATGTTCCAGGGACCTCTAGTGCTTGGGATTTCCCTGGGGACCAAAGCATAATCGACTTTCCGGTGAAGCTCGACCAGGGCCGCAGTGGCAGTGTTCCGGGATGCCCAGGATGAGCAGGCCCCTGTGAGCGCTGACGCCCATCCACCTGCACTGGTCCTGCAGCATCTTCACCGCCACCGCCCGCAGTTTCCTCCGGTGCGGGGCTAATGCTATGGGTAGGAAACTTTTCCCGGTGCAGACCAGGGTGGCtggccctggggggtgggggaacggGAATGAATTGGGGCGGGGGTCTAGGACTCAGAGAAAACCGCCCAGGTCTCCACAGCCTGTGAACACGAACAGGACAAGAGCGAGGTTAAGGCCGACCCgcccccccacctcaccccacccccaccacgtgctgcccctcctctcccccgTGCTGCCTCTGCGGTCCAGGCTTGACCCCCGCCCCGCTCTCCACCTGCCCGCAGGGGCCACAGCCCGCTCCCCactccgcccccccacccccgctccccactccccccccacccccgcctacGGCCCCGCGGGCTGCCGCTGTCCTGCTGGGGCTAGCGGAGGGTGGCAGGGTCTCCCGGAGCCAAACGCACCACGCCGGGTCTGGTACCTTCTTCGGGTCGGGGTCTTTCCTGGCCGAGGTCCCAGCAGGAGGGGCGCGAGGCTGCGCTGAGCGGCGACGCGGTCGGGCGCCCCTCTTTCCCcggctctctctctccctgtctctgtccctctctcagCGCTGCACGTGGGCCAGCGCGCCACCGCCTGCCTGCCCGCCCGCCACCGCTCTCTGCAGTGCGGACTCACTCGGGGCGGGGGCACAGTGGTAGCCGAGCGCGGACCCTCCGCGGCGCCCCGGTGATGGCCGGGCCATTGGCGCGCGCGGGTCACGCGGCCGGGCTGTCGCCACCGCCGCGAACGCCCCGGGACCGCGGGTGACGTCACctgttccttccccctcccctcccaggactgGTCCTGTCCCCAGGCTAGGCGAGGAGCACCTCGCCCAGCCCAGGTGTGATTCCTCAGAGTAGATGCCACAGGCGCACACGGGCGTTCACACACACACCGCCCCATCAGAGGGTCTGCGGTCCACACGCTGCCCTCCCCGCTCGCCCGGGAGGCCGGGAGCCGCAGGCTTCAGCCGCTGTGGGTGCACGACGGGCCAAGGCACTCCGCCACCCCAGTGCCAGTCGCCAGTCCCCAGGAGGGTGCCACGGTTTTGCTCGCTGCCAAGTTCAAATCCCAATAGTGGGCTTCTGCTGCTTAGAGCTCAACTCCTAGTGCCTGTGTCTTACTCTGTTTCCTTGGGCAAGTCCTTGCCCCTTCTCCGCGCCTTAGCGGGAGG from Phocoena phocoena chromosome X, mPhoPho1.1, whole genome shotgun sequence encodes the following:
- the LOC136142313 gene encoding paraneoplastic antigen Ma6F-like codes for the protein MALAVLRDWCRSMGVNAQRSLLILGIPDDCKDQEFQEAVQAALRSLGRSEEPGHGEESSEIWLEQANDMLHLWRHVSERERRRRLVESLRGPALDLLRGLLAEDPELAAQDCLAALVQVFGNKDPRGSARLKFVTCAQRPQETLSAYVMRLEGLLQSALEKGAIHPAMADQARARQVLMRARLNDTLRDTLRTMRLMRRPPSFAGMLRLIQKTEAREADPASREHFPGQEEARVDVGVLAAAAQAAAAQEAITAGTTAHGTKASPAGEDTTAQAARSKEGSAKDHPAREEASGAVAGTAKAGEAGPEDHGAARAAPGPGETSKASAATQEDGSATAPAGLGQAGPSDAPRVPMPGRMGSASSVAPGGPGWEPEGLAQAGGQEAEESPEEGLKPIPEEPGNEDGASEMISPGSTLGQ
- the PNMA6A gene encoding LOW QUALITY PROTEIN: paraneoplastic antigen-like protein 6A (The sequence of the model RefSeq protein was modified relative to this genomic sequence to represent the inferred CDS: inserted 3 bases in 2 codons; substituted 1 base at 1 genomic stop codon); the protein is MARPSPGRRGGSALGYHCAPAPRPATLVCTGKSFLPIALAPHRRKLRAVAVKMLQDQCRWMGVSAHRGLLILGIPEHCXTAALVELHRKVDYALVPREIPSTRGPWNMVFVPRCSGEEFLGRVFPFLWQXGQTVESVAGALGLRLGLRRVCWLPSISQAVQPWVKTLRYQRLGVFSGRDQPDPGEESFEVWLDHTSDMLHVWRGVLERERRRSRLMEGLRGMALQFVHRILVENPARTAQDCLAALIQVFGDNKSQATIWVKCXAQQQSGECLSAFVLRTEALLHKAVKKGTLTRA